The Paraburkholderia sp. FT54 sequence TTGCCCAAAGAAAAGCCACGAATGGTGAGGTCATTGAAGATGACGTCGAAAGGGCTTACTGCAATGGCCGAAAAGCTCGGGGCAGCGTACGACACTAGTGTGCCTCGAGGGCCCAGCAGCTTCGCCAGTCGGCCAGCCGCCTCGCCGCTGACAGCATCCAGTGCAAGCTGCACGCGTTTTCCGCCCAGCGCCGCGGTCATTTTCGCCGGCGCGTCTTCATCGTCGAGCAAGACCAGTTCGCATCCCGCTTCTCGCGCGGTATTCATAGCCTCGGCGCGGCGCACCAGTCCGAGCGTCTTGACACCTCTTCGTTTGGCGAAGCCGACTATCCAGCGCGCTATGGCCGAGTTCGCCGCGTTGATTGCAATCCAATCGTCCGCCTGAAGGTGCACGTATGTCTCGAGCAGCAGATGCGCGGTAGGCGGATTGATATTCAGCATCGCCAACTGATGAGGGTCGGCATCGGCGGGAAGCACGACTATGCCGTCCACGTCGACGACCATTCGCTCGCGCCAGGTAAAGCTGCCCATCGGGAGCGTCACGCGATCGCCGACTTTGACGTTGCCAACTCCGGCACCCACCTCCAGCACGCGCCCCGCACCCTCGTTGCCGATCACGGACGGCAACTCCGGATGCAGCGGATACAAGCCCCGCGCGACGAGAATATCGCTGAAGTTGATCGGGGCATAGTCGACCGCGACCATCACCTGGCCCGCGCCCGGACTGGCGGGTTCGGGCAACTCACGGAATTCAAGTCCCGTTGCAGGGTCGCCATATGCGGTGAGCACAATACCTTTCATGATGAAACTCCTCTTCGATGGATACCTAAGTAAACATGGCGTACGGGTATGCCTTATCGAGCACCGTGTTGCGGAATGTCGTGTATTGCCACTGCATGCCGGCGCTCCGCCAGTTGTGGATGCGCGACAAACTCATGTTCAGCATCTTCAGCGAACAAGGCGGCGGCGTCCTTCGTAGCGAGTCCATTGACGATCAGATCTGCGCTCTGCCCCCGTCCACGAAGAGTTCGATGCCCGTGACGAAACTTGAGTCATCCGAAGCGAGAAACAGGGCAGCTTTGGCAACTTCGTCGGCTTCCCCCATGCGTCCCATCGGGATGGTGGATAAAATTCTCGCCATAGCGTCTGGAGGCTGCTGACCGATAACCGGGGTATCAATCGGCCCCGGGCTAAGGACGTTCGAGCGGATGCGACGATCCTTCAACTCCACAGTCCATCCTCTTACGAAATTGCGGATGGCGGCCTTGGTCGCGCCGTATACCCAAAAGGCAGGCGTCCCTTTTGCGCTCGCAACGGAGCCCGTGAGAATGATCGATCCACCATTGTTCAGGAGCGGCAGAGCTTTTTGGACGGTGAAAAGCACGCCCTTCACGTTGGTGTTGAACAGTTTGTCGAAATGCGCTTCAGTAATGTTGCCCAAGGCAGCGAACTCAGCGATGCCAGCGTTGGCAAAGACGATGTCGATTCTTCGCCCTGTGGCGTTGACGTTCTCATAGAGACGATCAAGATCATCCAGATTGGCGACGTCTCCCTGAATGCCAGTCACGTTGCCCCCGATGGCCCTTACGGCTTCGTCGAGTTCCTTCTGACGACGGCCAGTGATAAAGACGTAGGCGCCCTCGGCGACGAAGAGCTTTGCGGCGGCGAGGCCTATCCCCGACGAGCCGCCGGTGATGACGGCCACCTTTCCCTGCAACTTATCCATAGCGACTACTCCGTTGATTGCCAATTCCGTTTGGCAGCGCCTCCGAGCTGGCGGTCGGCTGCCAAAAATAGCCGAGCTCCCATGCGCGGCTGCATTCGAGGCTGGTTTGCGCGTACCAACCAACGCCGGCCAGTCAGTCGATCATCTCCGTGGCCGTCCGGCGGCTAGACCTCGAACCGGAACGCCGCCCCGTCGCGCTTCACATGTCCAGCTGTCGGCGCGGCATAGTGAGTGCCGATGACCAGGATCGGCTGGTCGGCCCATTCGGCGAACATCTTCGCGCGGGTGGTCGCCGCGGCCTGGACGTCGCTGTCGAGGCTCGTGGCCCAAGCGGGG is a genomic window containing:
- a CDS encoding zinc-dependent alcohol dehydrogenase family protein, which produces MMVAVDYAPINFSDILVARGLYPLHPELPSVIGNEGAGRVLEVGAGVGNVKVGDRVTLPMGSFTWRERMVVDVDGIVVLPADADPHQLAMLNINPPTAHLLLETYVHLQADDWIAINAANSAIARWIVGFAKRRGVKTLGLVRRAEAMNTAREAGCELVLLDDEDAPAKMTAALGGKRVQLALDAVSGEAAGRLAKLLGPRGTLVSYAAPSFSAIAVSPFDVIFNDLTIRGFSLGNPDFAGQIPGAILEASKMVAAGEVAIPVAATYRLEEIGAAISHQERGGKVLLKVGD
- a CDS encoding SDR family oxidoreductase — encoded protein: MDKLQGKVAVITGGSSGIGLAAAKLFVAEGAYVFITGRRQKELDEAVRAIGGNVTGIQGDVANLDDLDRLYENVNATGRRIDIVFANAGIAEFAALGNITEAHFDKLFNTNVKGVLFTVQKALPLLNNGGSIILTGSVASAKGTPAFWVYGATKAAIRNFVRGWTVELKDRRIRSNVLSPGPIDTPVIGQQPPDAMARILSTIPMGRMGEADEVAKAALFLASDDSSFVTGIELFVDGGRAQI